Proteins encoded within one genomic window of Rhododendron vialii isolate Sample 1 chromosome 1a, ASM3025357v1:
- the LOC131306904 gene encoding probable indole-3-acetic acid-amido synthetase GH3.6, whose translation MADDDDVIAKIEETTKDAARHQLETLRAILERNAGVGYLHPHLRSCPAPVDASTFRRAVPLSCYDHYADHISRLADGGALDDDHGQRYLSVDPLVCFFYSSGTSSMKPKLIPYFDSVPSKAISFLAHQGSAAILRRLFPPRPSVDKFLWFMYAGNVTDTRGGYRAMAASAFPFHSNKSNPSHFLSMSVSPKEVILGSDVEQQMYCHLICGLRHSNLVDGIRAPYATGLVRAIRLLESKWEQLCQDLECGCPSLGISDVSMINSVTEVLCGPQPELANRFRSICKENNWGGILCKLWPNVRYIKCVSTGSMEQCYLQIKYYAGEIPVLGGDYFASECCVAINLDISQPPELTRYTILPTAAYFEFIPFDNDKMSVSGEETVDVSGVEVGKMYEVVVTTYRGLYRYRLGDIVEVVGFYGSSPQVSFVTRAPKNSGEILTEGNLISAMKSFDQVLKNEAITETTEFACFLDLELDPRQLKVYVEVRDPSIFLRQELVLVLKRCCSSLEDGFGVMYNLMRARGEVGPMLLYIVKPGSFAKILEMAIENGAPASQYKQPRIIRSRNIVDLMEVSAVVTVCSGSFDG comes from the exons ATGGCGGACGACGACGATGTCATCGCGAAAATCGAGGAAACCACCAAGGACGCGGCGCGCCACCAGCTGGAGACCCTCCGTGCCATCCTCGAGCGCAACGCCGGCGTAGGTTATCTCCACCCCCACCTACGGAGCTGTCCTGCGCCCGTCGACGCCTCTACTTTCCGCCGCGCCGTTCCCCTGTCTTGCTACGATCACTACGCCGATCACATCTCTCGGTTAGCCGATGGCGGCGCTCTTGATGACGATCATGGTCAACGTTACCTCTCTGTTGACCCCTTGGTCTGTTTCTTCTACAG TTCAGGGACAAGTTCCATGAAGCCAAAATTGATCCCTTACTTTGATTCAGTTCCATCCAAAGCCATCTCATTTTTGGCACACCAGGGCAGTGCTGCGATTCTTCGGCG GTTATTCCCTCCAAGACCCTCGGTCGATAAGTTTCTATGGTTCATGTACGCTGGTAACGTAACAGACACAAGAGGTGGATATAGGGCTATGGCTGCCTCGGCATTCCCGTTCCACAGCAATAAGTCTAACCCGTCCCACTTTCTCTCCATGTCAGTCAGCCCAAAGGAAGTTATTTTAGGTTCAGATGTTGAGCAACAAATGTACTGCCACCTTATTTGTGGTTTAAGGCATTCCAATCTAGTTGATGGGATTAGAGCACCGTATGCTACTGGTTTAGTTAGAGCAATTCGCCTTCTGGAATCTAAGTGGGAGCAGTTATGCCAGGATCTTGAATGCGGGTGTCCTAGTTTGGGAATATCTGATGTGTCAATGATAAATTCTGTTACTGAGGTTCTTTGCGGGCCTCAACCAGAATTGGCAAACAGGTTTCGATCAATTTGCAAAGAAAACAATTGGGGAGGCATTTTATGCAAGTTATGGCCAAATGTTCGTTATATCAAATGTGTATCGACTGGAAGTATGGAGCAATGTTATTTACAAATCAAGTACTATGCAGGAGAGATACCCGTGTTAGGCGGAGACTACTTTGCTTCAGAATGTTGTGTTGCTATTAACTTGGATATTTCGCAACCTCCAGAGCTAACCAGATACACTATCTTGCCAACTGCTGCCTATTTCGAGTTTATTCCATTTGATAATGACAAGATGAGTGTTAGTGGTGAAGAAACAGTGGATGTTTCTGGTGTTGAGGTGGGCAAGATGTATGAGGTCGTGGTGACTACGTATAGGGGACTGTACCGATACCGTTTAGGTGATATTGTGGAAGTTGTTGGCTTCTATGGTTCATCCCCACAAGTTTCGTTTGTGACAAGAGCTCCTAAGAATTCTGGTGAGATCTTGACAGAAGGAAACTTGATATCGGCCATGAAAAGTTTTGATCAAGTactgaaaaatgaagcaattaCAGAGACAACAGAGTTTGCCTGTTTCTTAGACTTGGAGTTGGACCCGAGGCAATTGAAGGTTTATGTAGAAGTGAGAGACCCATCTATATTTTTGCGGCAGGAGCTGGTTTTAGTTCTTAAAAGGTGTTGTTCCTCTCTTGAGGATGGCTTCGGAGTTATGTATAATCTAATGAGAGCAAGAGGTGAAGTTGGTCCAATGTTGTTGTACATTGTAAAACCTGGTAGCTTTGCTAAAATTTTGGAAATGGCTATTGAAAATGGAGCACCGGCAAGTCAATATAAACAGCCCAGAATTATAAGGAGTCGCAATATTGTGGATTTGATGGAAGTCTCCGCTGTCGTGACTGTATGCTCTGGTTCATTTGATGGTTAA